From a region of the Haloferax volcanii DS2 genome:
- the arcD gene encoding arginine/ornithine antiporter ArcD, whose protein sequence is MGLAFEPRLYEELDADDRPSLLEALVPVFGMLVFLGVGIVVYGLDPQFPLFWGISFTGLFSRYWLGISWAELYDGITDSLHMGIQVILIMFVVYALIATWVAAGTIPSLMYYGLDLLTPTIFLPITAVLASIVTFAIGSSWTAAGTLGVSFIGIGAGLGIPAPMTAGAILSGAYMGDKQSPLSDTTNLAAAVTNTDLFDHVNAMRDSSLVAFGIAVVLYAVLGVQASGNIPVGRIAEIQGALTGSYAISVLTFAPLVVTFGLALYGVPALPTLGAGVFAGALTSVVMQGTAFGAVWSIAQSGTSPSTGMELVDGLLASGGMIGGAWVVTIAIAALSLGGMLERAGILAVLAHHLGRLSRGVASLTGVTAVSAVSMNVLAAEQYISIVVPGITLRNLYEEQGLQSENLSRAIESAGTTTSALIPWNSGALFMAGTLGVGTLEYAPYYFFGLLSPLVLLLMGVTGWQITYQPGEAPGDAGDRRGSPSSTDD, encoded by the coding sequence ATGGGGTTAGCGTTCGAGCCCCGCCTGTACGAGGAACTTGACGCCGACGACCGACCCTCGCTGCTCGAAGCGTTGGTCCCCGTCTTCGGGATGCTCGTCTTCCTCGGCGTCGGCATCGTCGTCTACGGCCTCGACCCGCAGTTCCCCCTGTTTTGGGGCATCAGCTTCACCGGTTTGTTCAGTCGGTACTGGCTGGGCATCTCCTGGGCGGAGCTCTACGACGGCATCACCGACAGCCTCCACATGGGGATTCAGGTCATCCTCATCATGTTCGTCGTCTACGCGCTCATCGCGACGTGGGTCGCCGCGGGGACGATTCCGAGCCTGATGTACTACGGCCTCGACCTGCTGACGCCGACGATTTTCCTGCCCATCACGGCGGTGCTCGCGTCGATCGTCACGTTCGCAATCGGGTCGTCGTGGACGGCCGCCGGCACGCTCGGCGTCTCGTTTATCGGCATCGGCGCCGGGTTGGGGATTCCGGCCCCGATGACCGCGGGGGCCATCCTCTCGGGGGCGTACATGGGCGACAAACAGTCGCCGCTGTCGGACACGACGAACCTCGCGGCCGCCGTCACGAACACCGACCTGTTCGACCACGTCAACGCCATGCGCGACAGTTCCCTCGTCGCGTTCGGCATCGCCGTCGTGCTGTACGCCGTCCTCGGCGTCCAAGCCTCCGGAAACATCCCGGTGGGACGCATCGCCGAGATTCAGGGCGCGCTCACCGGGTCGTACGCGATCTCGGTGCTCACTTTCGCCCCGCTCGTCGTCACGTTCGGCCTCGCGCTCTACGGCGTGCCCGCGTTGCCGACGCTCGGCGCGGGCGTGTTCGCGGGCGCACTCACGTCGGTCGTGATGCAGGGAACCGCGTTCGGGGCCGTGTGGTCCATCGCGCAGTCGGGAACCTCGCCGTCGACCGGGATGGAACTCGTCGACGGCCTGCTGGCCAGCGGCGGGATGATCGGCGGCGCGTGGGTGGTCACCATCGCCATCGCGGCGCTGTCGCTCGGCGGGATGCTCGAACGCGCCGGCATCCTCGCCGTGCTCGCACACCACCTCGGCCGGCTGAGCCGCGGTGTCGCGAGTCTCACCGGCGTGACCGCCGTCTCCGCGGTGTCGATGAACGTCCTCGCCGCCGAGCAGTACATCAGTATCGTCGTCCCCGGCATCACGCTCCGGAACCTCTACGAGGAACAGGGACTCCAAAGCGAGAACCTCTCGCGGGCTATCGAGTCCGCGGGGACGACGACGAGCGCGCTCATCCCGTGGAACAGCGGGGCGCTGTTCATGGCCGGCACGCTCGGCGTCGGTACCCTCGAGTACGCGCCGTACTACTTCTTCGGCCTGCTGTCGCCGCTCGTCTTGCTCCTCATGGGCGTGACCGGGTGGCAGATTACCTACCAGCCGGGCGAAGCCCCCGGGGACGCCGGCGACCGTCGCGGCTCGCCCTCGTCGACCGACGACTGA
- a CDS encoding ABC transporter substrate-binding protein yields MLDDADENAEPTRRDYLKYGGALFGGGALAGCAGQSGDGATTTATETATATEAEAEATETATETAESGYAAELSPVGTVTLDEPPTNVFTHFPWFPDMASALGQGDTVNNLWWDGTVAGLEYFTAGFDGFEIEWADAAGEYGFTKERLYELDSDLHLVDPAWVTTQDNWNRSDTDEVADNIGPWFGNYYSNFNAAPPEEWADGYEYYDLWELFERVASLYGERERYEALQSVRDDQLTTVEDGLPPESERPTAAYLSISTDLSSIYLLRLNAPGYWNAHTRPLGAVDAFGDEEFTGPFQEVDVEALLEADPDVILALWTVTETFDFDGLKQNLRDDPVGRELAAVRNDRVYPQGTRWQGPLMNLFQTEMTAKQLYPERFGAWPTYEDGDDYPDFGADEQLFDHARVEELVAGGSL; encoded by the coding sequence ATGCTGGACGACGCTGACGAGAACGCGGAACCGACGCGGAGAGATTACCTGAAGTACGGCGGGGCGCTTTTCGGTGGCGGAGCGCTCGCTGGCTGTGCCGGGCAGTCGGGCGACGGCGCGACGACGACGGCGACCGAGACCGCCACGGCGACGGAGGCCGAGGCGGAAGCCACCGAGACGGCGACCGAGACGGCCGAATCGGGCTACGCGGCCGAGTTGTCGCCGGTCGGGACGGTCACGTTGGACGAACCGCCGACGAACGTGTTCACCCACTTCCCGTGGTTCCCGGACATGGCGAGCGCGCTCGGGCAGGGCGACACCGTCAACAACCTCTGGTGGGACGGCACCGTCGCGGGGCTCGAATACTTCACCGCCGGCTTCGACGGCTTCGAAATCGAGTGGGCGGACGCGGCGGGCGAGTACGGCTTCACGAAGGAGCGACTGTACGAACTCGACAGCGACCTCCACCTCGTCGACCCCGCGTGGGTGACCACGCAGGACAACTGGAACCGATCCGACACCGACGAAGTCGCGGACAACATCGGCCCGTGGTTCGGGAACTATTACAGTAACTTCAACGCCGCGCCGCCCGAAGAGTGGGCCGACGGCTACGAGTATTACGACCTCTGGGAGCTGTTCGAGCGCGTCGCGTCGCTGTACGGCGAACGCGAGCGCTACGAAGCGCTCCAGTCCGTCCGCGACGACCAGCTCACTACCGTCGAAGACGGCCTGCCGCCGGAGTCCGAGCGCCCGACCGCCGCGTACCTCTCCATCTCGACGGACCTGTCGAGCATCTATCTGCTCCGCCTGAACGCGCCCGGCTACTGGAACGCCCACACCCGGCCGCTCGGCGCGGTCGACGCCTTCGGTGACGAAGAGTTCACGGGGCCGTTCCAGGAGGTCGACGTGGAGGCGCTTCTCGAAGCCGACCCCGACGTGATTCTCGCGCTGTGGACGGTCACGGAGACGTTCGACTTCGACGGGCTGAAACAGAACCTCCGGGACGACCCGGTCGGCCGCGAACTGGCGGCCGTCCGGAACGACCGCGTCTACCCGCAGGGGACCCGGTGGCAGGGGCCGCTGATGAACCTGTTCCAGACCGAGATGACGGCCAAACAGCTCTATCCCGAGCGGTTCGGCGCGTGGCCGACCTACGAGGACGGCGACGACTACCCCGACTTCGGGGCCGACGAACAGCTGTTCGACCACGCGCGGGTCGAGGAACTCGTCGCGGGAGGGAGTTTGTAG
- a CDS encoding NADP-dependent oxidoreductase: MRDSNRQWIFAERPEEEPDMDSFELREGDLPEPRHGELLVRVRYLSVDPYMRGRMRDAESYAEPWSVGDPMQGAVVGEVVESESDAYDAGDLVSGNGTWADYTVLDADNVAPVDPSVADLPAYLGVLGMPGRTAYFGLLEVGDPSPGETVVVSGAAGAVGSVVGQIAKFNGCRVVGFAGSDEKVSWLTDDLGFDAAINYKAVDDYRAALDDAAPDGVDVYFDNVGGPITDAVFTKLNLDARVAVCGQIAHYNDEGVPTGPRKLPQLIAPRAKVQGLLVGDYATRFGQASEQLGSWVASGDLEHRETVVDGLENAPDAFLGLFSGDNIGKQVVGVSEP; this comes from the coding sequence ATGCGCGATTCGAACCGCCAGTGGATATTCGCCGAACGGCCCGAGGAAGAACCGGACATGGACAGTTTCGAACTCCGCGAGGGCGACCTGCCGGAGCCGCGACACGGGGAGCTCCTCGTTCGCGTGCGGTACCTCTCTGTCGACCCGTACATGCGCGGCCGGATGCGGGACGCGGAGTCGTACGCCGAGCCGTGGTCGGTCGGTGACCCGATGCAGGGGGCCGTCGTCGGTGAAGTCGTCGAGAGCGAAAGCGACGCGTACGACGCGGGCGACCTCGTGAGCGGTAACGGGACGTGGGCCGACTACACCGTCCTCGACGCCGACAACGTCGCGCCCGTCGACCCCTCGGTCGCGGACCTCCCCGCCTATCTCGGCGTGCTCGGGATGCCCGGCCGGACGGCGTACTTCGGCCTGCTCGAGGTGGGCGACCCCTCGCCCGGCGAGACGGTCGTCGTGTCCGGCGCGGCCGGCGCGGTCGGCTCCGTCGTCGGCCAGATTGCGAAGTTCAACGGCTGTCGCGTCGTCGGCTTCGCCGGCTCCGACGAAAAGGTGTCGTGGCTCACCGACGACCTCGGCTTCGACGCCGCAATCAACTACAAGGCGGTCGACGACTACCGGGCGGCGCTCGACGACGCCGCCCCCGACGGCGTCGACGTCTACTTCGACAACGTCGGCGGCCCCATCACCGACGCGGTGTTCACGAAGCTGAACCTCGACGCTCGCGTCGCCGTCTGCGGGCAAATCGCCCACTACAACGACGAGGGCGTACCGACCGGCCCGCGAAAGCTCCCGCAGCTCATCGCGCCGCGCGCGAAAGTCCAAGGGCTGCTGGTCGGTGACTACGCCACCCGCTTCGGACAGGCCAGCGAACAGCTCGGGTCGTGGGTCGCGTCGGGCGACCTCGAACACCGCGAAACCGTCGTCGACGGGCTGGAGAACGCGCCCGACGCGTTCCTCGGACTGTTCTCCGGCGACAACATCGGCAAGCAGGTCGTCGGCGTATCGGAGCCCTAA
- a CDS encoding SDR family oxidoreductase: MQVAVIGANGGIGRELLPRLADAGHDPVGVVRDESQFEAVRDRGGEPRLGDLEGDFESALDGADAVVFTAGSGGSTGADKTLMVDLWGARRVVDACVEAGIDRFVMISSTGAGDPLSGPEALRPYLVAKRCADDYLEQSSLDATILRPTRLTDAEGTGSVSLTVESLDGDTPEIPRADVAQAVVASLDIDRTVGETLTLTGGDTTIERALRGDD; the protein is encoded by the coding sequence ATGCAGGTCGCAGTCATCGGCGCGAACGGCGGTATCGGCCGAGAGCTACTCCCCCGACTCGCGGACGCCGGGCACGACCCCGTCGGCGTCGTCCGCGACGAATCGCAGTTCGAGGCGGTCCGCGACCGCGGCGGTGAGCCGCGACTGGGCGACCTCGAAGGCGACTTCGAATCGGCGCTCGACGGGGCCGACGCGGTCGTGTTCACCGCCGGCTCCGGCGGGTCGACCGGCGCGGACAAGACGCTCATGGTCGACCTCTGGGGCGCTCGGCGCGTGGTCGACGCCTGCGTCGAGGCGGGTATCGACCGCTTCGTGATGATTAGCTCCACCGGCGCGGGCGACCCGCTTTCGGGCCCGGAGGCGCTGCGCCCGTATCTGGTCGCCAAGCGCTGCGCGGACGACTACCTCGAACAGTCGTCGCTCGACGCGACGATTCTCCGCCCCACGAGGCTCACCGACGCAGAGGGCACCGGCTCCGTCTCGCTGACCGTCGAGAGTCTCGACGGCGACACGCCCGAGATTCCGCGGGCCGACGTCGCACAGGCGGTCGTCGCCAGTCTCGATATCGACCGGACGGTCGGCGAGACGCTGACGCTCACGGGCGGCGACACGACCATCGAGCGGGCGCTCCGCGGGGACGACTGA
- a CDS encoding MFS transporter, with the protein MSTTDDTTGTRRETLGIVVGFFLLSTAAAAYEIAPASVFPAIQDSLGLSSSAAGWLVSIMYATAVVTSVPVGVVLDRFSVRRVVGLATVALVVAGGWGWYAATAGAFGWLLASRVLGGLAYVTFWNAGANVVGNAVPPARRATAVGVFTASAPVGFALGQFGSPLIANAAGWPAILPLYAGVAVVGVVFFAAATRRRVPGVDAPSPDGAALRELFGSLAVWTVCGLCFLAYSLYLFVNTWLPSFLASEFEISLAASGLLTALFPAIGAVARSTSGVVTDRVFGGRRRRVIVSSFAVATPAVVAFAFVSELGYVVGAVVVVGFAIQLVTGLIFSYIAELVAPAVRTTAVSLLTSVGLLGAFAAPIAAGAIIDYAGYAPAFFAAGGVALVGVLLALRAPEPSRV; encoded by the coding sequence GTGAGTACGACTGACGACACGACGGGCACGCGACGCGAGACACTGGGCATCGTCGTCGGCTTCTTCCTGCTTTCGACGGCGGCCGCGGCCTACGAAATCGCCCCGGCGAGCGTCTTTCCGGCCATTCAGGACTCCCTCGGACTGAGTTCGAGCGCGGCGGGCTGGCTCGTCAGCATCATGTACGCGACGGCGGTCGTCACGAGCGTCCCCGTCGGCGTCGTCCTCGACCGGTTTTCCGTGCGCCGCGTGGTCGGACTGGCGACCGTCGCGCTCGTCGTCGCCGGCGGCTGGGGCTGGTACGCGGCCACCGCCGGCGCGTTCGGCTGGCTCCTCGCCTCGCGGGTGCTCGGCGGACTCGCCTACGTCACGTTCTGGAACGCGGGCGCGAACGTCGTCGGCAACGCGGTCCCGCCGGCACGGCGCGCGACCGCGGTCGGCGTGTTCACCGCGAGTGCGCCCGTCGGGTTCGCCCTCGGGCAGTTCGGGAGCCCGCTCATCGCAAACGCGGCGGGCTGGCCCGCGATTCTCCCGCTTTACGCCGGGGTCGCCGTCGTCGGCGTCGTGTTCTTCGCGGCCGCGACTCGCCGCCGCGTCCCCGGTGTCGACGCGCCGTCCCCCGACGGGGCGGCACTCCGCGAACTGTTCGGCAGCCTGGCGGTCTGGACCGTCTGCGGGCTCTGTTTTCTCGCCTACTCGCTGTACCTGTTCGTCAACACCTGGCTGCCGAGCTTCCTCGCCAGCGAGTTCGAAATCTCGTTGGCGGCGAGCGGTCTCCTGACCGCTCTGTTCCCCGCCATCGGCGCGGTCGCGCGGTCGACGAGCGGCGTGGTGACCGACCGCGTGTTCGGCGGTCGTCGCCGCCGCGTCATCGTCTCGTCGTTCGCCGTCGCCACGCCGGCGGTCGTCGCGTTCGCGTTCGTCTCGGAACTCGGCTACGTCGTCGGTGCGGTCGTCGTCGTCGGCTTCGCCATCCAACTCGTGACGGGGCTCATCTTCTCGTACATCGCCGAACTCGTCGCCCCCGCGGTGCGGACCACGGCCGTCTCACTCCTGACGAGCGTCGGACTCCTCGGCGCGTTCGCCGCCCCCATCGCCGCCGGCGCGATTATCGACTACGCGGGATACGCACCGGCGTTCTTCGCCGCGGGCGGGGTCGCCCTCGTCGGCGTGCTCTTGGCGCTCCGTGCACCGGAACCGAGTCGGGTGTAG
- a CDS encoding DUF7535 family protein, with product MARAVNPVRTDYSNIQMGLMGTLIVAGIAVLMIPFAPFILLGLVWRLFH from the coding sequence ATGGCTCGCGCAGTCAACCCCGTTCGAACCGACTACTCGAACATCCAAATGGGTCTCATGGGGACGCTCATCGTCGCTGGAATCGCGGTCCTCATGATCCCGTTCGCGCCGTTCATCCTCCTCGGACTGGTGTGGCGGCTGTTCCACTAG
- a CDS encoding intradiol ring-cleavage dioxygenase, whose translation MSTDDPDYPATGTMTDTSVTTSDGTTACVAQPELTEGPYYVDENLRRSDIRADSDTGEQEDGVRLDLGFKVFELTEDSCTPLDNAIVDVWHANASGVYSDVEMQNTVGQDFLRGIQLTDDAGAASFTTIYPGWYTGRAVHIHFKVRSSDDATEAYEFTSQLFFDDDLTDRVYTQAPYADRGDRDTLNSEDNIFQQDNAAQLVLDLTETSEGYSGTLNVALYTSGETAADDSFSAGGGGPGEPPNGSEPSSDSNPPATMNDTTTE comes from the coding sequence ATGTCGACCGACGACCCGGACTACCCGGCGACGGGGACCATGACCGATACGTCGGTCACGACGAGCGACGGGACGACCGCCTGCGTCGCCCAGCCCGAACTGACCGAAGGGCCGTACTACGTCGACGAGAACCTCCGGCGCTCGGACATCCGGGCGGACAGCGACACCGGCGAGCAGGAAGACGGCGTCAGGCTCGACCTCGGATTCAAGGTGTTCGAACTGACCGAAGACAGCTGTACGCCCCTCGATAACGCCATCGTCGACGTGTGGCACGCCAACGCCAGCGGCGTCTACTCCGACGTGGAGATGCAGAACACCGTCGGACAGGACTTCCTCCGCGGGATTCAGCTCACCGACGACGCCGGTGCGGCCTCGTTCACGACCATCTATCCCGGCTGGTACACGGGGCGTGCCGTCCACATTCACTTCAAGGTCCGCTCGTCGGACGACGCGACGGAGGCCTACGAGTTCACCTCGCAGTTGTTCTTCGACGACGATCTCACCGACCGGGTGTACACCCAAGCGCCGTACGCCGACCGCGGCGACCGCGACACGCTGAACTCGGAGGACAACATCTTCCAACAGGACAACGCGGCACAGTTGGTCCTCGACCTCACCGAGACGAGCGAGGGCTACAGCGGCACGCTCAACGTGGCGCTGTACACGTCCGGCGAGACGGCCGCGGACGACTCGTTTTCGGCCGGTGGCGGCGGCCCGGGCGAGCCACCGAACGGGTCCGAGCCATCGAGCGACTCCAACCCGCCGGCCACGATGAACGACACGACGACCGAGTAG
- a CDS encoding HPr family phosphocarrier protein produces the protein MAAKSATVVVEHETGLHARPASMFVQTASKFETDISVRKAGGETEVDAKSSIAVLSLGVGPDEEIVITADGNDGEQAVERLVELVRNDFDLDT, from the coding sequence ATGGCAGCGAAATCAGCGACAGTAGTCGTAGAGCACGAGACTGGTCTCCACGCGCGTCCCGCGTCGATGTTCGTCCAGACGGCGTCGAAGTTCGAGACGGACATCTCCGTGCGGAAAGCCGGCGGGGAGACGGAGGTAGACGCCAAAAGCAGTATCGCCGTTCTCTCGCTCGGTGTCGGCCCGGACGAGGAAATCGTCATCACCGCCGACGGTAACGACGGCGAACAGGCCGTCGAGCGACTCGTCGAACTCGTCCGGAACGACTTCGACCTCGATACGTAG
- a CDS encoding PTS sugar transporter subunit IIA has product MQTESLELTGETDEAVLTELGAYAYDQGWADKSYADALLAREADYPTGLDIPTMGFGIAIPHADPDHVTEQAVLLGLPPAGESIAFRSMDNPDERVDAEVVVLLLVTDTDGYSSFLSNLAKLFQAEEFAELTKRRDADGLLDLVVERCVDFDG; this is encoded by the coding sequence ATGCAAACCGAAAGCCTCGAACTGACTGGCGAGACGGACGAAGCGGTCCTCACGGAACTCGGCGCGTACGCCTACGACCAAGGCTGGGCCGACAAGAGCTACGCGGACGCCCTTCTGGCACGCGAAGCCGATTACCCGACGGGACTCGACATCCCGACGATGGGGTTCGGTATCGCCATCCCCCACGCCGACCCCGACCACGTCACAGAACAGGCCGTGCTCCTCGGACTGCCGCCCGCGGGCGAGTCGATAGCGTTCCGGAGCATGGACAACCCCGACGAGCGCGTCGACGCCGAAGTCGTCGTGTTACTCCTCGTGACAGACACCGACGGGTACTCGTCGTTCCTCTCGAACCTCGCGAAACTCTTCCAGGCCGAGGAGTTCGCCGAACTGACGAAGCGCCGCGACGCCGACGGCCTGCTCGACCTCGTCGTCGAGCGCTGCGTCGATTTCGACGGCTGA
- a CDS encoding PTS galactitol transporter subunit IIC, with amino-acid sequence MSVLLPIIIFLIALAFRVDVLKAARSSILIGIGFIGINLVIGLFSENISPLAQQMVEVTGVTLPAVDVGWPAAAAIAFGIAELGVWMIPLFVVMNLVLFAIGFTYTLNVDIWNYWHFAFIGGLVYMSTNNWLYSVAVGLTLGLFVLVAADWTQPAVEETFDTPGISIPHGTSAPYAVAAIPIHWAVDKTPLGNIEADPDAIQDRFGILGEPIFVGLAIGLVIGIAAYSNALFVAESWYAILTAGISFAAVMHILPMMVGILMEGLTPLSESIRNYMTSRFEDRDMAIGLDSAILIGHESVIASSLLIVPIAIVMSIILPGNDVLWGIDLATFPFFFALMVPIMNGNIVKMVVTGTILLVPLHYISSAVAPLLTQAAGSAGFDLGGRGLITSPVADAGSPATGILALIPAPVALAVGLVVVLGIWVALRMWPQRMYMVAGASEEKARETVERRHTGKGGGLLPNKLGSTVDASGAEGRSDD; translated from the coding sequence GTGAGCGTCCTCCTGCCGATAATCATCTTCCTCATCGCGCTCGCGTTCCGGGTGGACGTGTTGAAGGCGGCGCGCTCGTCCATCCTCATCGGTATCGGGTTCATCGGCATCAATCTCGTCATCGGGCTGTTCAGCGAGAACATCAGCCCGCTGGCCCAACAGATGGTCGAGGTGACCGGTGTCACGCTTCCAGCGGTCGACGTCGGCTGGCCCGCCGCCGCCGCCATCGCCTTCGGTATCGCGGAACTCGGCGTCTGGATGATTCCGCTGTTCGTGGTGATGAACCTCGTCCTCTTCGCTATCGGCTTCACGTACACGCTCAACGTGGACATCTGGAACTACTGGCACTTCGCCTTCATCGGCGGACTGGTCTACATGAGCACGAACAACTGGCTGTACTCGGTGGCGGTCGGGCTGACGCTGGGGCTGTTCGTCCTCGTGGCCGCGGACTGGACGCAACCGGCCGTCGAGGAGACGTTCGACACGCCCGGAATCTCCATTCCGCACGGGACCTCGGCACCCTACGCCGTCGCCGCGATTCCGATTCACTGGGCGGTGGATAAGACGCCGCTCGGGAACATCGAAGCCGACCCCGACGCGATTCAAGACCGGTTCGGCATCCTCGGCGAACCAATCTTCGTCGGCCTCGCCATCGGGCTCGTCATCGGTATCGCCGCCTACAGTAACGCGCTCTTCGTCGCCGAGAGCTGGTACGCCATCCTCACCGCCGGCATCTCGTTCGCCGCGGTGATGCACATCCTCCCGATGATGGTCGGCATCCTCATGGAGGGGCTGACGCCGCTTTCGGAGTCGATTCGGAACTACATGACCTCGCGGTTCGAAGACCGCGACATGGCGATCGGCCTCGACTCGGCCATCCTCATCGGCCACGAGTCGGTCATCGCGTCCAGCCTGCTCATCGTCCCCATCGCCATCGTGATGTCGATTATCCTCCCCGGCAACGACGTGCTGTGGGGAATCGACCTGGCGACGTTCCCGTTCTTCTTCGCGCTGATGGTCCCTATCATGAACGGCAACATCGTGAAGATGGTCGTCACGGGCACCATCCTGCTGGTTCCGCTGCACTACATCTCCTCCGCGGTGGCTCCGCTCCTGACGCAGGCGGCTGGGAGCGCGGGCTTCGACCTCGGTGGTCGCGGGCTCATCACGTCGCCCGTCGCTGACGCGGGGTCGCCCGCGACGGGCATTCTGGCCCTCATCCCGGCACCGGTCGCCCTCGCGGTCGGACTCGTCGTCGTCCTCGGCATCTGGGTCGCGCTTCGGATGTGGCCCCAGCGGATGTACATGGTCGCCGGCGCGTCCGAAGAGAAAGCGCGGGAGACCGTCGAACGTCGTCACACCGGCAAAGGCGGCGGCCTCCTGCCCAACAAACTCGGCTCGACCGTCGACGCCTCGGGCGCAGAGGGTCGCTCCGACGACTGA
- a CDS encoding PTS sugar transporter subunit IIB, with the protein MTAKNILVVCGTSVATSTVVKEALKEKLPERGLDIGTIAKAKATEAPGKVSSGNFDLIVTTTQLNEDKFDVPVIHTTAFMTGIGQDEVLDDIAAALEG; encoded by the coding sequence ATGACAGCGAAAAACATCCTCGTAGTGTGTGGCACATCGGTTGCGACGTCGACGGTCGTCAAGGAAGCGCTGAAAGAGAAGCTCCCGGAGCGCGGCCTCGACATCGGGACCATCGCCAAGGCGAAGGCGACGGAAGCCCCCGGCAAGGTCTCGTCGGGGAACTTCGACCTCATCGTCACCACGACGCAACTCAACGAAGACAAGTTCGACGTCCCGGTCATCCACACGACGGCGTTCATGACCGGTATCGGCCAAGACGAGGTCCTCGACGACATCGCCGCGGCGCTCGAAGGCTGA
- a CDS encoding triose-phosphate isomerase, whose translation MNLPYPHFQVNFKVYPDTSGEDALAFARLLETIEAETDARFVLTPQLPDIRLITEHTDLAVTAPAMDAVEPGRGMGKILPETVADAGADGVVINHAENRDTLSDLVWKTERCRDLDLDSVVCVDSIEMGRAVAEFDPDSMIYEMPEDISSDRAITQTHPDRVRDFMSMVERENPRTRVLVGGGISTAEDVRLAFEQGGHATGAASAVSLASEPEPLLRDIATSFP comes from the coding sequence ATGAACCTTCCGTACCCCCACTTTCAGGTCAACTTCAAGGTGTATCCGGACACGAGCGGCGAGGACGCGCTCGCGTTCGCGCGGCTGCTCGAAACGATAGAGGCGGAGACCGACGCGCGCTTCGTGTTGACGCCGCAACTGCCGGACATCCGGCTGATAACCGAACACACCGACCTCGCCGTCACCGCGCCCGCGATGGACGCCGTCGAGCCCGGTCGCGGGATGGGGAAAATCCTCCCGGAGACCGTCGCAGACGCGGGGGCCGACGGCGTCGTCATCAACCACGCGGAGAACCGCGACACGCTGTCCGACCTCGTGTGGAAAACCGAGCGCTGTCGCGACCTGGACCTCGACTCGGTCGTCTGCGTCGACAGCATCGAGATGGGTCGCGCGGTCGCGGAGTTCGACCCCGACTCGATGATATACGAGATGCCCGAGGACATCTCGTCGGACCGCGCGATTACGCAGACGCACCCCGACCGCGTTCGCGACTTCATGTCGATGGTCGAGAGGGAGAATCCGCGCACTCGCGTCCTCGTCGGCGGCGGCATCTCGACCGCCGAAGACGTCCGCCTCGCCTTCGAACAGGGAGGTCACGCGACCGGTGCCGCGTCGGCCGTGTCGCTCGCGTCGGAGCCGGAGCCGCTCCTCCGCGACATCGCCACGAGTTTCCCCTGA
- a CDS encoding class I fructose-bisphosphate aldolase, with protein MTDQRLGRSVTVAIDHGLHWGSLEGFEDPAALLDTVLDAGPDGILASVPFLKRFEDRIDAADVHTIGTLDLLYDSTMPGDVENAEIHSQVFSVEDCAEVADAAKVALVFGRESPDVLKENAEFVAAAAEDCDDAGIPLIVEPTLWGQRADDEFDTDYLVNANRLGFELGADILKTPYPPTGFERIVHNAPVPTYIAGGPTVETDREVLEMVHGAVEAGSQGVMFGRNVWQRDDPAAIIDALSAIVHEGATIEEAETLL; from the coding sequence ATGACGGACCAACGACTCGGACGATCGGTGACTGTCGCCATCGACCACGGCCTCCATTGGGGTTCGCTTGAGGGGTTCGAGGACCCCGCGGCGCTCCTCGACACGGTGTTGGACGCCGGCCCCGACGGTATCCTGGCGAGCGTGCCGTTTCTGAAGCGCTTCGAGGACCGAATCGACGCCGCCGACGTCCACACCATCGGCACGCTCGACCTCCTGTACGACTCAACGATGCCGGGCGACGTCGAGAACGCCGAAATCCACTCTCAGGTGTTCAGCGTCGAGGACTGCGCCGAGGTGGCCGACGCCGCGAAAGTCGCGCTCGTCTTCGGGCGGGAGAGTCCCGACGTGCTGAAGGAGAACGCCGAGTTCGTCGCGGCCGCGGCCGAGGACTGCGACGACGCGGGGATTCCGCTCATCGTCGAGCCCACACTCTGGGGCCAGCGCGCTGACGACGAGTTCGACACCGACTACCTCGTCAACGCCAACCGCCTCGGCTTCGAACTCGGCGCGGACATCCTGAAGACGCCGTACCCGCCCACGGGCTTCGAGCGCATCGTGCACAACGCGCCGGTGCCGACGTACATCGCCGGCGGCCCCACCGTCGAGACGGACCGAGAGGTACTGGAGATGGTCCACGGTGCCGTCGAGGCCGGTTCGCAGGGCGTGATGTTCGGCCGGAACGTCTGGCAGCGGGACGACCCCGCGGCCATCATCGACGCGCTCTCGGCCATCGTCCACGAGGGCGCGACTATCGAGGAGGCGGAGACGCTATTATGA